A stretch of DNA from Simkaniaceae bacterium:
CTTTGTGGGCCTCCCTAATGTGGGAAAATCCACTCTTTTTAATGCCCTTACTAAACAATCGATTCCGGCATCTAATTATCCCTTCTGTACAATTGATCCCAATGTTGGCATTGTGGAACTTCCCGATGAGCGCCTTAAAAACTTGTCCGAATGTTCCAAATCACACCGCATTATCCCGGCATCCGTCTGTTTCGTTGATATCGCCGGACTTGTCAAAGGAGCGGCTAGTGGCGAAGGTCTTGGGAACAAATTTTTATCCAATATCCGCGAAACCGATGTGATTATCCATGTCGTTCGCTGTTTTGATAATGAAGATGTCATCCATGTCGCCGGAACAATTGACCCGATTCAGGATATTGAAGTGATTAATTTAGAGCTTGTCTTTGCCGATCTACAAATGGCAGAAAATGCCCTTATTAAAATGGAAAAACAAGCTAAGGCAAATAAAGAAGCTAAATTAGGTGTCGAAGCGTTAAAAAAAGCGATTGCTCATCTCAACCTTAACCGCCCAATGATCACACTTGAGCTTTCAGATGAAGAAAGTGCTTCAATGGCTCTGCTCCCCTTTTTAACACTAAAGCCCGTTATCTATCTCGCTAATGTCTCGGAAGACACACTTCCATCCATGGAAAACGATTATGTGAATCAAGTAAGGGAATATGCTAAGCCATTTAATAGTAAAGTGGTCGCCGTATGCGCTAAGCTCGAAGAAGAGCTCTCGGCTCTCGATGACGCTGAAGCCAAAGAATACCTTCAATCTTTAGGTGTCCAAGAAACAGGTCTTCATCGCCTCATTAAAGAATCTTTTGAAACCCTCGGACTGATCACCTTTCTTACAACCGGTGAAGTGGAAACAAGAGCCTGGACAGTCCCTAGAAATTGCCCCGCTCCCCAAGCTGCCGGTAAGATTCACACTGATATTGAAAAAGGTTTTATCCGCGCTGAAGTCGTCACCTATGCCGATTTTATTAAATATAGATCCCGCAATGCCGCCAAAGAAGCCGGTGTTGCTCGTCTTGAAGGCAAAGAATACCAAGTCAAAGATGGCGATGTGATCTTATTCTATCATAACTCATAATCTCGACTTTCAATTCAATTTGGTATATTAAGGTGAGTTGTAACCTCGACTTTGCAACTTTTGGGGCTTGATAGCCTCGAGATATTTGTTCTCTAGGGAGTTATTAAAACCGGGAAGGGGTTTTTTACCCCTCCCCGGTTTTAATAATCTCCCGGTTCGACTATAGGTCGAATGCCCGAGAGCAAATAGATGAGGTAGGCGGGCCCAAAAAGTTGCAAAGTCGAGGCAACTCAAAATTAGGGTACAAAGATAATCTGAGATGGCTGAAAAAACCGAAAAGGCGACCCCCAAGAAGCTGAAAGATGCTCGTAAAAAGGGTCAGGTCGCTAAATCTAAAGATTTTCCTTCTGCGTTCACATTCATTGTCTCCATTTCGGGGATTCTGATGTCATCCTCTTATCTTTACTCACAGCTTTCCGGTTACATGATTGAGATGTTTAGTTCGATCAAAAACTCTCAAAATATGGGTCCAAAGATCATGGGAATGGCCAGCCAAGCCATTCAGGTGATTTTTGACACATCGATCCCAATTATGGTCATCGTTTCTTGTATTGGGGTTCTGGTCAATTTTTTGATCATTGGGCCTTTGTTCTCAATGGAAGCTATGAAGCCCGACATTAAAAAGCTCAACCCGATATCGAACATTAAAAATATGTTCAAAATCAAAACATTTATCGAGCTTCTTAAATCAATTTTAAAAATCACGGGGGCTATCCTTCTCATTTATGGCGTTGTCCATAATTCGCTCTCTGAAATTGTATCAACTGCCGCCTTGCCGATCTATGGAACGGCCTTGGTTTTTAATGACTTTTTAGTTAAAGTCATTATCCGTGTGGGCATTTTTTTCATCGCGATAGGGCTTTTCGACTTAGTTTTTCAGAAAAAGAACTTTTCAAAAGAAATGAAGATGGAAAAATTTGAGGTCAAGCAAGAAGTTAAAGATACCGAGGGTGATCCTCATATCAAAAGTAAACGGCGGCAAAGGGCTCAGGAGATCGCCTATCAAGAAGGACCTCGATCTACAGCGCGTGCAAGAACGGTCATTACAAATCCATCGACCATTGCAGTCGCTATTGAATATGACCCTGAGATTCTTCCCGCTCCCAAAATTGTCACGATGGGAAAAGACTTGGTCGCAGAAGAAATTATTAAAATTGCTTTAGACAATAATATTCCTATTATGCGAAACATTGCCTTAGCACATCAGCTCTATTTTAAGTGTAAAATCGGACAATTTGTCCCGGAAGACACTTACGAGACAATTGCTGAAATCTTGAAATGGATTGAAGAGCTCGAAGCAGAAGAAAAAGCAAAAGAAAAAAGAGAATTTTTGGAGATTTTAGAAGAGTGAGCGCTTTATCAAAACTCAATCAAAAGTTGGGTAATTCTAGGATTTTAAATTTTCTCTCCTCGTCAAGCGATATCGTTCTGGCTTTTTTCGTGATCCTCATCATTATGATGATTATCATTCCCGTTCCCCCTCCCGTAATCGACACGCTCATCGCCGTCAATTTGACGATTTCGATTACGCTTATTATGATCTCGCTCTATATTTCCAAAGCAGTTCACCTCTCTGCTTTCCCATCCCTTCTCTTGATTACCACCCTATTCCGATTAGGGATTGAGATCTCTGCAACGCGTCAAATTCTCTTACATGCCGATGCAGGTGAAATTATCTTAGCATTCGGAAAGTTCGTCGTTGGAGGAAATTTCGTCGTTGGAGGCGTTATTTTCTTAATTATTACCATTGTGCAATTTATCGTAGTCACGAAAGGTGCCGAACGGGTTGCTGAAGTTGCCGCCCGCTTTACTTTAGATGCTATGCCCGGAAAACAGATGAGTATTGACGCCGATATGCGCAGCGGAATCATCGACGCCGCTCAAGCGCGTGATTTGCGCCTTGCCCTCGCGAAAGAGAGCCAACTCTATGGTGCGATGGACGGTGCGATGAAATTCGTCAAAGGAGATGTCATTGCAGGGATTGTTATTGCGATTATTAACATCATTGGGGGATTGATCATCGGTGTACAAATGCACCATATGTCTGCAATGCAAGCAGCCCAAACATATACCCTTCTCTCTATCGGAGGCGGCTTAGTTTCACAGGTTCCGTCTCTGCTCATCTCTTTAACCGCCGGTATTGTCACAACAAGGGTTTCATCTGACAAAAAAGATGCCAACCTTGGAAAAGACATCACGCTCCAAATTTTAGATCAGCCTAAAGGGATTATGATCTCGGCTGCGGTTCTTTTAATGCTCTCCGCTATCCCCGCCTTTCCTACGCTTTTATTCTTCCCTCTTGGAGCCGGTGTCGGGGCTTTAGGCTACAATCGCTATCGCAAGCAAAAACGGATAGAGCAAGAATCGGCAATGGGGAGCGCCGTAATGGAAACGGATATTCAAGGCCATACCGTCGTTCGAGGTGGGCCCGAAGATTATGCTCTTACCCTGCCCGTCATTTTAGAAATCGGCAAAGGCCTCTCGCAAATCGTCAAAAAAGATCGGACAGGAACGCGCTTCATAGAGGTGATGATTCCGCGGATGCGCCATGCTCTTTATCAAGATCTCGGTTTAAAATTTCCGGGTGTTCATATTAAAAGTGAATCGGAAGCGCTTGCCCCTTTTGAATATGCCATTTATCTCAATGAAGTCCCTCTGATGCGGGGTAAAATATTAGAAAATCATGTCTTGACAAATGAAACGGAAGAAAATTTAAGACGCTATAACCTCCCCTACGTCGCTTCCAAAAATGCCATTAACCAAGCCACTCTTTGGGTCGATGAAAAATATAAAGAGATCTTGCGCAAAGCGGGAATGAAGTATTGGGAAGCTCTTGAAGTCATGATCCTTCACCTCTCCTATTTTTATAAACAATATGCGGGTGAATTCATCGGTATTCAGGAAGTGCGCGCAATTTTAGAATTCGTTGAAAAATCTTTCCCCGATCTCGTTAAAGAAGTCACGCGTTTAGTTCCTTTGCAAAAATTGACGGAGATTTTCAGGCGTCTCGTACAAGAACAGATCTCCATTAAAGATTTGCGCACTATTTTAGAAGCCCTTTCAGAATGGGCACAGACGGAAAAAGATACGGTGCTTCTGACAGAATATGTCCGCTCATCCCTCAAGCGCTATGTTA
This window harbors:
- the ychF gene encoding redox-regulated ATPase YchF produces the protein MAKTSGLACGFVGLPNVGKSTLFNALTKQSIPASNYPFCTIDPNVGIVELPDERLKNLSECSKSHRIIPASVCFVDIAGLVKGAASGEGLGNKFLSNIRETDVIIHVVRCFDNEDVIHVAGTIDPIQDIEVINLELVFADLQMAENALIKMEKQAKANKEAKLGVEALKKAIAHLNLNRPMITLELSDEESASMALLPFLTLKPVIYLANVSEDTLPSMENDYVNQVREYAKPFNSKVVAVCAKLEEELSALDDAEAKEYLQSLGVQETGLHRLIKESFETLGLITFLTTGEVETRAWTVPRNCPAPQAAGKIHTDIEKGFIRAEVVTYADFIKYRSRNAAKEAGVARLEGKEYQVKDGDVILFYHNS
- the sctV gene encoding type III secretion system export apparatus subunit SctV; this encodes MSALSKLNQKLGNSRILNFLSSSSDIVLAFFVILIIMMIIIPVPPPVIDTLIAVNLTISITLIMISLYISKAVHLSAFPSLLLITTLFRLGIEISATRQILLHADAGEIILAFGKFVVGGNFVVGGVIFLIITIVQFIVVTKGAERVAEVAARFTLDAMPGKQMSIDADMRSGIIDAAQARDLRLALAKESQLYGAMDGAMKFVKGDVIAGIVIAIINIIGGLIIGVQMHHMSAMQAAQTYTLLSIGGGLVSQVPSLLISLTAGIVTTRVSSDKKDANLGKDITLQILDQPKGIMISAAVLLMLSAIPAFPTLLFFPLGAGVGALGYNRYRKQKRIEQESAMGSAVMETDIQGHTVVRGGPEDYALTLPVILEIGKGLSQIVKKDRTGTRFIEVMIPRMRHALYQDLGLKFPGVHIKSESEALAPFEYAIYLNEVPLMRGKILENHVLTNETEENLRRYNLPYVASKNAINQATLWVDEKYKEILRKAGMKYWEALEVMILHLSYFYKQYAGEFIGIQEVRAILEFVEKSFPDLVKEVTRLVPLQKLTEIFRRLVQEQISIKDLRTILEALSEWAQTEKDTVLLTEYVRSSLKRYVSYKYSRGQSTLSVYLLDPEIEDLVRAAIKQTSSGSYLALDPDSTQMILHSMRSVVVPTPPNGQPPVLLAAIDVRRFVRKLIEAEFPDMPVVSYQEIVPEIKIQPLGRVQLS
- the sctU gene encoding type III secretion system export apparatus subunit SctU — translated: MAEKTEKATPKKLKDARKKGQVAKSKDFPSAFTFIVSISGILMSSSYLYSQLSGYMIEMFSSIKNSQNMGPKIMGMASQAIQVIFDTSIPIMVIVSCIGVLVNFLIIGPLFSMEAMKPDIKKLNPISNIKNMFKIKTFIELLKSILKITGAILLIYGVVHNSLSEIVSTAALPIYGTALVFNDFLVKVIIRVGIFFIAIGLFDLVFQKKNFSKEMKMEKFEVKQEVKDTEGDPHIKSKRRQRAQEIAYQEGPRSTARARTVITNPSTIAVAIEYDPEILPAPKIVTMGKDLVAEEIIKIALDNNIPIMRNIALAHQLYFKCKIGQFVPEDTYETIAEILKWIEELEAEEKAKEKREFLEILEE